In Streptomyces ambofaciens ATCC 23877, a single genomic region encodes these proteins:
- a CDS encoding PadR family transcriptional regulator, translating to MSTRHILLGLLASGPSHGYDLKRRHDERFPQARPLAYGQVYTTLQRLVRDGLAEVDGTASDGGPERTAYRATAEGTRELARWAGEVAPPAPFVTNEIFAKVVVSILTGADAGAYLLAQRAAHMARMRELTAVKTASGTDLATVLSADYGLNHLDADLRWMTTTAARLTTLTAEVRTA from the coding sequence ATGAGCACCCGTCACATCCTGCTGGGGCTGCTCGCCTCGGGGCCGAGCCATGGCTACGACCTGAAGCGACGCCACGACGAACGCTTCCCCCAGGCCCGTCCGCTGGCCTACGGGCAGGTCTACACGACCCTCCAGCGCCTGGTCCGGGACGGCCTCGCGGAGGTGGACGGCACCGCGTCCGACGGCGGCCCGGAGCGGACGGCCTACCGCGCGACGGCCGAGGGCACGCGCGAGCTGGCGCGGTGGGCGGGCGAGGTCGCGCCGCCCGCGCCCTTCGTGACGAACGAGATCTTCGCCAAGGTCGTCGTCTCGATCCTCACCGGCGCGGACGCGGGCGCCTACCTGCTGGCCCAGCGCGCCGCCCACATGGCGCGGATGCGGGAGCTCACGGCGGTCAAGACGGCCTCCGGCACGGACCTGGCGACCGTGCTCTCGGCCGACTACGGCCTCAACCACCTCGACGCCGACCTCCGTTGGATGACCACCACGGCGGCCCGGCTCACCACCCTGACCGCGGAGGTCCGCACAGCATGA
- a CDS encoding ABC transporter ATP-binding protein: MTSGDTNGTTAEPLLAARDLVKVHGRTEALRGASVDLRAGEILAVTGASGSGKSTLLHCLAGIVRPDAGSVTYRGERLHKLPEKRLSALRRTDFGVVFQFGQLIPELTALDNVALPLMLAGTDRAEARARAGEWLERFGVRGQGESRPGEMSGGQAQRAALARALVTGPKAVFADEPTGALDSLASEQAMTALTHTARETGTAVLLVTHDAQVAAYADREVQLRDGAVTPLGVAA, translated from the coding sequence ATGACGAGCGGGGACACGAACGGGACCACGGCGGAGCCGCTGCTGGCGGCCCGCGACCTGGTGAAGGTCCACGGCAGGACCGAGGCCCTGCGCGGTGCCTCGGTCGACCTGCGGGCCGGCGAGATCCTCGCCGTGACCGGGGCCAGCGGCAGCGGGAAGTCGACGCTGCTGCACTGCCTGGCCGGGATCGTCCGGCCGGACGCCGGGTCGGTGACGTACCGCGGTGAACGGCTGCACAAGCTGCCGGAGAAACGGCTGAGCGCGCTGCGCCGCACCGACTTCGGCGTCGTCTTCCAGTTCGGGCAGCTGATCCCGGAGCTGACGGCGCTGGACAACGTGGCGCTGCCGCTGATGCTGGCCGGCACCGACCGCGCCGAGGCGCGGGCACGGGCCGGGGAGTGGCTGGAGCGGTTCGGGGTGCGCGGGCAGGGCGAGTCGCGGCCCGGCGAGATGAGCGGAGGCCAGGCGCAGCGGGCGGCGCTGGCCCGCGCGCTGGTCACCGGTCCGAAGGCGGTCTTCGCGGACGAGCCGACCGGGGCGCTGGACTCGCTGGCCAGCGAGCAGGCGATGACGGCGCTGACGCACACCGCCCGGGAGACGGGCACGGCGGTGCTGCTCGTCACGCACGACGCCCAGGTGGCGGCGTACGCGGACCGCGAGGTCCAGCTGCGGGACGGCGCCGTGACACCGCTGGGGGTGGCGGCGTGA
- a CDS encoding FtsX-like permease family protein encodes MSAWGTVVTDVRLARQLVRGSDRREWWRISLTAAGAALATGCALAAVTLASVPDGHTVSVFHGLLSGAGTRAGAITGLLLLLVPVLAFLGQCARIGAVHRDRRLAGLRLAGATPWQVRRIAALETGPACLVGSSVVTVFGVLLLLRLWSGTTTQTWVGITLVAVGVPVLGAVVGALALRRVVASPLGLVRRAGPGTGRGPALLFLGALLLVAVVALLTVATTGSGPGGGHRWRAPLTVFALVVACGAGAVWLSGAAARLTGRLLAGRARTAAPLIAAGRLRDDPWAPARSHAAVMLVTVAGTVFLCVRHTMLTELRTREYHLGADLEYYTTGLDLAGAAVLLGLAIALSGLAVGTAESLTSRRRTLAAQVAAGVPRAVLNRALLLETALPLAPALLLAGAGGMAAGAWYSSLTGTGSLPWTALLVAPAVYTACLLSAATALPLLGRSVRPGELRYA; translated from the coding sequence GTGAGCGCGTGGGGCACGGTGGTGACGGACGTCCGGCTGGCCCGGCAGCTCGTGCGCGGGTCGGACCGGCGGGAGTGGTGGCGGATCTCGCTCACGGCGGCGGGCGCCGCGCTCGCGACGGGGTGCGCGCTGGCGGCGGTCACGCTCGCGTCGGTCCCCGACGGTCACACGGTCTCCGTCTTCCACGGCCTGCTGAGCGGCGCGGGGACCCGTGCCGGGGCCATCACCGGTCTGCTGCTGTTGCTGGTGCCGGTGCTGGCCTTCCTCGGTCAGTGCGCCCGCATCGGCGCCGTGCACCGCGACCGGCGCCTGGCGGGGCTCCGGCTGGCCGGGGCGACGCCGTGGCAGGTACGGCGGATCGCCGCGCTGGAGACGGGGCCGGCCTGCCTGGTGGGCTCGTCGGTGGTGACCGTCTTCGGCGTCCTGCTGCTGCTCCGCCTGTGGAGCGGGACGACGACGCAGACCTGGGTGGGGATCACCCTGGTCGCCGTCGGTGTGCCGGTGCTGGGCGCGGTGGTGGGGGCGCTGGCACTGCGCCGGGTGGTGGCCTCGCCGCTGGGCCTGGTGCGCCGGGCCGGCCCGGGTACGGGACGCGGGCCCGCGCTGCTGTTCCTGGGTGCGCTGCTGCTGGTGGCGGTGGTGGCCCTGCTCACGGTGGCCACCACCGGCTCCGGCCCGGGCGGAGGGCACCGCTGGCGGGCTCCCCTGACCGTGTTCGCCCTCGTCGTCGCGTGCGGCGCCGGCGCGGTGTGGCTGTCCGGGGCCGCGGCGCGGCTCACCGGGCGGCTGCTCGCCGGGCGGGCCCGGACGGCGGCACCGCTCATCGCGGCCGGACGCCTGCGCGACGACCCGTGGGCGCCGGCCCGCAGCCACGCGGCGGTGATGCTGGTGACGGTCGCCGGAACGGTCTTCCTGTGCGTCCGGCACACGATGCTCACCGAGCTGCGCACCCGGGAGTACCACCTCGGCGCCGACCTGGAGTACTACACGACCGGCCTGGACCTGGCCGGCGCCGCCGTCCTCCTCGGCCTGGCGATCGCCCTGTCCGGACTCGCCGTGGGCACCGCCGAGTCCCTCACCTCCCGGCGCCGGACGCTGGCCGCCCAGGTCGCCGCGGGAGTGCCGCGCGCGGTCCTGAACCGGGCGCTGCTCCTGGAGACGGCCCTCCCGCTCGCCCCCGCCCTCCTGCTGGCCGGCGCCGGGGGCATGGCGGCGGGCGCCTGGTACTCGTCCCTCACCGGCACCGGCTCGCTGCCGTGGACGGCGCTGCTGGTCGCTCCCGCGGTGTACACGGCCTGCCTGCTGTCGGCGGCGACGGCCCTGCCCCTGCTGGGGCGGTCGGTGCGGCCGGGGGAGCTGCGGTACGCGTAG
- a CDS encoding Uma2 family endonuclease, producing the protein MTVTADRPQMTAQEFEELAVHAARSIEGARLEFINGHLGGKAVPDGDHGRVIQWLTRICMQHRPDLWLDPAQGLAVQTYHQGRARPDGCLIPADAFVGQGEWADPTPVLMVVEVTSYDSDTDRRDRVEKPRAYAETGIPVYLLIDRDTCEVKVHSRPDGGRYETVQTLPFGKQVALPEPVGIVLDTEPLKNWVR; encoded by the coding sequence GTGACCGTGACCGCCGACCGGCCCCAGATGACCGCCCAGGAGTTCGAGGAACTCGCTGTCCATGCCGCCCGGAGCATAGAAGGCGCACGGCTCGAGTTCATCAACGGACATCTTGGCGGGAAGGCCGTGCCTGACGGCGACCACGGACGCGTCATTCAGTGGCTGACGCGCATCTGCATGCAGCACCGGCCCGACCTGTGGCTCGACCCCGCCCAAGGCCTGGCCGTCCAGACGTACCACCAGGGTCGCGCCCGCCCGGACGGGTGCCTGATCCCGGCTGACGCCTTCGTCGGGCAGGGCGAATGGGCCGACCCCACCCCCGTCCTCATGGTCGTCGAGGTCACGTCCTACGACTCCGACACCGACCGGCGCGACCGCGTCGAGAAGCCGCGCGCCTACGCCGAGACCGGCATCCCGGTGTACCTGCTGATCGACCGGGACACCTGTGAGGTCAAGGTGCACAGCCGGCCGGACGGCGGGCGCTACGAGACCGTGCAGACGCTGCCCTTCGGCAAGCAGGTCGCCCTGCCCGAGCCGGTCGGGATCGTCCTGGACACCGAGCCGCTGAAGAACTGGGTGCGCTGA
- a CDS encoding HNH endonuclease — MPHVLVLNASYEPLGVVPLRRALVLVLENKAVCLEESGAYLHSSTVTVPAPSVVRLKRFVRVPYRGPVPLTRRALFARDGGRCMYCGGVATSVDHVIPRSRGGLHAWDNVVASCRRCNHVKADRHLGEIGWRLRHKPAPPTGLAWRIIGTGHRDPRWLPYLQPYGAEDAMARIDGISA, encoded by the coding sequence GTGCCGCATGTCCTGGTCCTCAACGCGTCGTACGAGCCACTCGGCGTCGTACCGCTCCGCCGCGCGCTCGTCCTCGTCCTCGAGAACAAGGCCGTCTGCCTCGAGGAGTCCGGCGCCTACCTGCACAGCTCGACCGTCACCGTGCCCGCACCCAGCGTGGTCCGGCTCAAGCGGTTCGTGCGCGTCCCCTACCGGGGGCCCGTCCCGCTCACCCGCCGGGCGCTCTTCGCCCGTGACGGCGGCCGGTGCATGTACTGCGGTGGCGTCGCCACCAGCGTCGACCACGTCATCCCGCGCAGCCGCGGGGGCCTGCACGCGTGGGACAACGTGGTGGCGTCCTGCCGCCGCTGCAACCACGTCAAGGCCGACCGCCACCTCGGTGAGATCGGCTGGCGCCTGCGCCACAAACCGGCCCCGCCCACCGGCCTGGCCTGGCGCATCATCGGCACGGGCCACCGGGACCCGCGCTGGCTGCCGTACTTGCAGCCCTACGGCGCGGAGGACGCCATGGCCCGGATCGACGGCATCTCCGCCTGA
- a CDS encoding mechanosensitive ion channel family protein, producing the protein MSLSAALSAAGSSPSPSPSPTAPSVPSLRDAHESATNAAGWVEENWSTWLAIGLRVLLIVVIAAVLRAVVRRAITKLIDRMNRTAGTMDGTALGGLLVNAERRRQRSQAIGSVLRSMASFVILGTAALMVLGTFQINLAPLLASAGVAGVAIGFGARNLVTDFLSGVFMILEDQYGVGDSIDAGVASGEVIEVGLRVTKLRGDNGEIWYVRNGEVKRIGNLSQGWSTAGVDVTVRSDEDLDKVKEAIAAVGERMSKEEPWNEMLWGPIEVLGLDSVLLDSMVVRVSAKTMPGKALTVERELRWRIKRSFDAAGIRIVGGPELPGQATEAADPTAGVAAPSAYASTVSPQSVAASPITPPSTTK; encoded by the coding sequence GTGTCCCTGTCCGCCGCCTTGTCGGCCGCCGGCTCGTCGCCGTCGCCGTCACCGTCCCCGACGGCCCCGTCGGTGCCCTCGCTCCGGGACGCCCACGAGAGCGCGACGAACGCCGCCGGCTGGGTCGAGGAGAACTGGTCGACGTGGCTCGCGATCGGCCTGCGGGTGCTGCTGATCGTGGTGATAGCGGCGGTGCTCAGAGCGGTGGTCCGGCGGGCGATCACCAAGCTGATAGACCGCATGAACCGCACGGCCGGCACGATGGACGGCACCGCGCTCGGCGGGCTGCTGGTCAACGCCGAACGGCGCCGCCAGCGCTCCCAGGCCATCGGCTCGGTCCTGCGCTCCATGGCCAGCTTCGTCATCCTCGGCACCGCCGCCCTGATGGTCCTCGGCACCTTCCAGATCAACCTGGCCCCGCTGCTGGCCTCCGCCGGTGTGGCGGGCGTCGCGATCGGCTTCGGCGCCCGCAACCTGGTCACCGACTTCCTGTCCGGCGTCTTCATGATCCTGGAGGACCAGTACGGCGTCGGCGACAGCATCGACGCGGGCGTGGCCTCCGGCGAGGTCATCGAGGTCGGGCTGCGGGTGACCAAGCTGCGGGGCGACAACGGGGAGATCTGGTACGTCCGCAACGGCGAGGTCAAGCGGATCGGCAACCTCTCCCAGGGCTGGTCCACGGCCGGCGTCGACGTGACGGTCCGCTCCGACGAGGACCTGGACAAGGTGAAGGAGGCCATCGCCGCGGTCGGCGAGCGGATGAGCAAGGAGGAGCCCTGGAACGAGATGCTCTGGGGCCCGATCGAGGTGCTCGGCCTGGACTCCGTGCTGCTCGACTCCATGGTGGTGCGGGTCTCCGCGAAGACCATGCCGGGCAAGGCCCTCACCGTCGAGCGCGAGCTGCGCTGGCGCATCAAGCGGTCCTTCGACGCGGCCGGCATCCGGATCGTCGGAGGTCCCGAGCTCCCGGGCCAGGCGACCGAGGCGGCCGACCCGACGGCGGGCGTGGCGGCACCGTCGGCCTACGCGAGCACCGTGTCGCCGCAGTCGGTGGCGGCGTCCCCGATCACCCCGCCGAGCACCACCAAGTAG
- a CDS encoding ROK family transcriptional regulator — MAGTAGTPGTPRVLRAMNDRAALDLLLEHGPLSRTRIGKLTGLSKPTASQLLARLEAAGLVLAGGTTEGRPGPGARLYEVNPAAAHAAGLDVTPDRILAAVADLTGRTVGRYELPTPGRRAAGPVVQQVTDALDGAVKAAGLARGDVHRLVIGTPGAFDPGTGRLRYASHLPGWHSPTLLDELAAALPVPVEYENDVNLAAVAEQRLGAARGHEDFVLLWNQEGLGAALVLGGRLHRGWTGGAGEVGFLPVPGAPLVRKVSRTGSGGFQELAGAQAVPRLAHELGIGPVPSGSYTESAAELLTAAAARPGDERHHRLLQTYATRLATGLASLVSVLDPELVVLSGSALTAGGEPLRALVQDELEELAAPRPRLVVGEVTDDPVLRGALVSALATTRDEVFDTSR; from the coding sequence ATGGCGGGAACCGCCGGCACGCCGGGCACCCCGCGCGTCCTGCGCGCCATGAACGACCGGGCCGCACTCGACCTCCTGCTGGAGCACGGGCCCCTGTCCCGCACGCGGATCGGCAAGCTCACCGGCCTGTCGAAGCCGACCGCCTCCCAGCTGCTGGCCCGGCTGGAGGCGGCGGGGCTGGTCCTGGCCGGCGGCACGACCGAGGGACGCCCCGGCCCCGGCGCCCGGCTCTACGAGGTCAACCCGGCCGCCGCCCACGCCGCCGGACTCGACGTCACCCCGGACCGCATCCTCGCCGCGGTCGCCGACCTCACCGGTCGTACGGTCGGCCGCTACGAGCTGCCCACCCCCGGCCGGCGCGCCGCCGGCCCGGTCGTCCAGCAGGTCACGGACGCCCTGGACGGTGCGGTGAAGGCGGCCGGACTCGCCCGCGGCGACGTGCACCGCCTGGTCATCGGCACCCCGGGCGCCTTCGACCCGGGCACCGGCCGGCTGCGCTACGCCTCGCACCTGCCCGGCTGGCACTCCCCCACCCTCCTCGACGAACTCGCCGCCGCCCTGCCCGTGCCGGTCGAGTACGAGAACGACGTGAACCTCGCCGCCGTGGCCGAGCAGCGGCTCGGCGCCGCCCGGGGCCACGAGGACTTCGTCCTGCTGTGGAACCAGGAGGGCCTCGGCGCCGCCCTGGTCCTCGGCGGCCGCCTGCACCGCGGCTGGACCGGCGGCGCGGGGGAGGTCGGGTTCCTGCCGGTGCCGGGCGCCCCGCTGGTGCGCAAGGTCAGCCGTACCGGCAGTGGCGGCTTCCAGGAGCTGGCCGGCGCGCAGGCCGTCCCGCGACTGGCCCACGAGCTGGGCATCGGCCCCGTGCCGTCCGGCTCGTACACCGAGTCGGCGGCCGAGCTGCTCACCGCGGCCGCCGCCCGCCCCGGCGACGAACGGCACCACCGCCTGCTCCAGACCTACGCCACCCGGCTCGCCACCGGCCTCGCCTCCCTCGTCTCCGTCCTGGACCCCGAGCTGGTGGTCCTCAGCGGTTCCGCCCTCACCGCCGGCGGCGAGCCGCTGCGCGCCCTGGTCCAGGACGAGCTGGAGGAGCTGGCCGCGCCCCGGCCGCGTCTCGTCGTCGGTGAGGTGACCGACGATCCCGTCCTGCGTGGCGCGCTCGTCAGCGCGCTCGCGACCACCCGCGACGAGGTCTTCGACACCTCGCGCTGA
- a CDS encoding 6-phospho-beta-glucosidase: protein MKLTVVGGGSTYTPELVDGFARLRDTLPVEELVLVDPAADRLELVGGLARRIFSRQGHDGRIVTTSDLDAAVDGTDAVLLQLRVGGQAARQQDETWPLECGCVGQETTGAGGLAKALRTVPVVLDIAERVRRANPDAWIIDFTNPVGIVTRALLRAGHRAVGLCNVAIGLQRKFAALLGVAPAEVHLDHVGLNHLTWETAVRLGGPGGEDVLPRLLAEHGDAVAADLRLPRPLLDRLGVVPSYYLRYYYAHDEVVDELRAKPSRAAEVAAMERQLLDMYGDPALDEKPALLAKRGGAYYSEAAVDLAAALLGGAGSPYQVVNTYNRGTLPFLPDDAVIEVPASVGAEGAVPLPVAPVDPLYAGLTANVAAYEDLALDAALRGGRDRVFRALLAHPLVGQYGHAERLTDRLIAHNREHLAWA, encoded by the coding sequence ATGAAGCTCACCGTGGTCGGAGGCGGTTCGACCTACACACCCGAACTCGTCGACGGATTCGCCCGGTTGCGGGACACGCTGCCCGTCGAGGAACTGGTCCTCGTCGATCCGGCCGCGGACCGGCTGGAGCTGGTGGGGGGCCTCGCCCGCCGCATCTTCTCCCGGCAGGGGCACGACGGCAGGATCGTCACCACCTCCGACCTGGACGCGGCCGTGGACGGCACCGACGCGGTCCTGCTCCAGCTGCGCGTCGGCGGCCAGGCCGCCCGGCAGCAGGACGAGACCTGGCCCCTGGAGTGCGGCTGCGTCGGCCAGGAGACGACCGGCGCCGGCGGCCTCGCCAAGGCGCTGCGCACCGTGCCGGTGGTGCTGGACATCGCCGAACGGGTCCGGCGGGCCAACCCCGACGCCTGGATCATCGACTTCACCAACCCGGTCGGCATCGTGACCCGCGCCCTGCTGCGGGCCGGGCACCGGGCGGTCGGCCTGTGCAACGTGGCGATCGGCCTCCAGCGCAAGTTCGCGGCGCTGCTCGGGGTGGCGCCCGCCGAGGTCCACCTGGACCACGTCGGCCTCAACCACCTCACCTGGGAGACCGCCGTCCGGCTCGGCGGCCCCGGCGGCGAGGACGTCCTGCCCCGGCTGCTGGCCGAGCACGGCGACGCCGTCGCCGCCGACCTGCGCCTGCCCCGCCCCCTCCTGGACCGCCTCGGCGTCGTCCCCTCCTACTACCTGCGCTACTACTACGCGCACGACGAGGTCGTGGACGAACTGCGCGCCAAGCCGTCCCGGGCCGCCGAGGTGGCGGCGATGGAGCGGCAGCTGCTGGACATGTACGGCGACCCGGCCCTCGACGAGAAGCCCGCCCTGCTGGCGAAGCGGGGCGGTGCCTACTACTCGGAGGCGGCCGTCGACCTCGCCGCCGCCCTGCTCGGCGGCGCGGGCTCCCCCTACCAGGTGGTGAACACGTACAACCGGGGCACGCTGCCCTTCCTCCCCGACGACGCGGTGATCGAGGTGCCGGCGTCGGTGGGCGCCGAGGGTGCGGTCCCGCTGCCGGTGGCGCCCGTGGACCCGCTGTACGCGGGCCTGACGGCGAACGTCGCGGCGTACGAGGACCTGGCCCTGGACGCGGCGCTGCGCGGCGGCCGGGACCGCGTCTTCCGGGCGCTGCTCGCCCACCCCCTCGTGGGCCAGTACGGCCACGCCGAGCGGCTCACCGACCGGCTGATCGCGCACAACCGGGAGCACCTGGCGTGGGCCTGA
- a CDS encoding N-acetylglucosamine kinase, with amino-acid sequence MGLTASVLAVDAGNSKTDVAVVTAGGEVLATARGGPFRPPAVGVERAVDALGEVVTRAFAAAGVTSVEQVSACLANADLPVEEERLAAALGARGWGAGVDVRNDTFAVLRAGVDEPRGVAVVCGAGVNCVGMRPDGRTARFPALGRLSGDWGGGWGLAEEALWHAARAEDGRGGPTELARALPAHFGLCSMYALIEALHLRHIEPARRHELTPVLFATASEGDPLARGIVDRQADEVVAMAVVALDRLDLLAEETPVLLGGSVLAARHPRLDGRVRELLAARAPEAVPRVVTARPVLGAALLGLDRVGAAPGARARVRAHFDA; translated from the coding sequence GTGGGCCTGACCGCGAGCGTCCTCGCCGTCGACGCGGGCAACAGCAAGACCGACGTGGCCGTGGTGACGGCCGGCGGGGAGGTGCTCGCCACGGCCCGCGGCGGCCCCTTCCGTCCGCCCGCCGTGGGTGTCGAGCGGGCCGTGGACGCCCTCGGGGAGGTGGTGACGCGGGCCTTCGCCGCGGCCGGCGTCACCTCCGTCGAACAGGTGTCGGCGTGTCTGGCCAACGCCGACCTGCCGGTGGAGGAGGAGCGGTTGGCCGCCGCGCTGGGCGCGCGCGGGTGGGGCGCGGGCGTGGACGTGCGCAACGACACCTTCGCGGTGCTGCGCGCCGGTGTCGACGAGCCGCGCGGCGTCGCGGTCGTGTGCGGGGCCGGCGTCAACTGCGTCGGCATGCGCCCCGACGGCCGCACCGCCCGCTTCCCGGCCCTCGGGCGGCTGTCCGGCGACTGGGGCGGCGGCTGGGGGCTGGCCGAGGAGGCGCTGTGGCACGCGGCACGGGCGGAGGACGGACGCGGGGGGCCCACGGAACTGGCCCGCGCCCTGCCCGCCCACTTCGGGCTCTGCTCGATGTACGCCCTCATCGAGGCCCTGCACCTGCGGCACATCGAGCCCGCCCGGCGGCACGAGCTGACCCCCGTGCTGTTCGCCACGGCGTCCGAGGGCGACCCGCTCGCCCGGGGGATCGTCGACCGGCAGGCCGACGAGGTGGTGGCCATGGCCGTGGTGGCGCTGGACCGGCTGGACCTGCTGGCCGAGGAGACGCCGGTCCTGCTGGGCGGCAGCGTCCTGGCGGCACGGCACCCGCGGCTCGACGGCCGGGTGCGGGAACTGCTGGCGGCCCGCGCCCCCGAGGCCGTACCGCGGGTGGTGACGGCGCGGCCGGTCCTGGGCGCGGCGCTGCTGGGCCTGGACCGCGTGGGGGCCGCCCCCGGGGCCCGGGCGCGGGTGCGGGCGCACTTCGACGCGTGA